The following proteins come from a genomic window of Streptomyces liliiviolaceus:
- a CDS encoding S1 family peptidase — protein MFGLTFAKKAAAVTAAVAAAATTCLLGATTASAAPAPIVGGTTTTAATYPYVMQITTASQSQFCGGTLVSATKVVTAAHCMVGETTSSVRVVGGRTYRNGTDGTVARVSKIWINPSYTDAEEGDDVAVLTLSTSMPYTPISYVSASETSLYTAGTTARILGWGTTSSGGSSSNQLRTATVPTVSNSTCSSAYGSSYISSDMVCAGYTSGGVDTCQGDSGGPLIIGGKLAGITSWGYGCADAGYPGVYTRLTTFSSLVTTQVNS, from the coding sequence ATGTTCGGGCTCACCTTTGCCAAGAAGGCCGCCGCCGTCACCGCGGCCGTCGCCGCCGCCGCGACCACCTGTCTTCTCGGCGCGACCACCGCAAGTGCCGCCCCCGCCCCCATCGTCGGCGGCACGACGACCACGGCCGCCACGTACCCGTACGTCATGCAGATCACCACCGCCTCGCAGAGCCAGTTCTGCGGCGGCACCCTGGTGTCGGCCACCAAGGTCGTCACCGCAGCCCACTGCATGGTCGGCGAGACCACGAGCAGCGTCCGCGTGGTCGGCGGCCGTACGTACCGCAACGGCACCGACGGCACTGTCGCCCGGGTCAGCAAGATATGGATCAACCCCAGCTACACGGACGCCGAGGAGGGTGACGACGTCGCCGTCCTGACCCTGTCGACGTCGATGCCGTACACGCCGATCAGCTACGTCTCCGCGTCGGAGACCAGCCTGTACACGGCCGGCACCACGGCCCGCATCCTCGGCTGGGGCACCACCAGTTCGGGCGGCTCGTCCTCCAACCAGCTGCGCACGGCCACGGTCCCGACCGTGTCCAACTCGACCTGCTCGTCGGCGTACGGCTCCTCGTACATCTCCTCCGACATGGTCTGCGCGGGCTACACCTCCGGCGGCGTGGACACCTGCCAGGGCGACAGCGGCGGCCCGCTCATCATCGGCGGCAAGCTCGCCGGCATCACCTCGTGGGGCTACGGCTGCGCGGACGCGGGCTACCCGGGCGTCTACACCCGCCTGACCACGTTCTCCAGCCTGGTGACCACGCAGGTCAACTCCTAG
- a CDS encoding winged helix DNA-binding domain-containing protein produces the protein MTKTSTAPVLSVRELNRATLARQLLLRRATLSAKDAVEHLVGLQAQNVKPPYHALAARLEGFTPEELSAAMEAREAVRIVTMRSTIHTHTADDCLTLRPLVQAARERELYGFRKGLAGVDLDRLAAIGRELVESEPRTMKQLREALLVEWPDADPAALAIAARCRLPLVQVTPRGLWGRSGQVALTTAEHWLGRPSEPAPAPDATVLRYLAAFGPASVKDMQTWAGLTRLREAFERLRPQLVTFADEHGVELFDLPDAPRPDADTPAPARLLPEFDNLLLSHADRSRVVSADYKGRTWRGNQAYPTLLVDGFLAGVWRLEETGGRAVLTVEPFGTLTDRQRAEVTGEAARLLTVLSGSPQSPSPSSVSASPSASASYDIRFGTVVRG, from the coding sequence ATGACGAAGACCTCGACCGCTCCCGTGCTGAGCGTCCGCGAGCTGAACCGTGCGACCCTCGCCCGGCAGTTGCTCCTGCGCCGGGCCACCCTGTCCGCGAAGGACGCCGTCGAACACCTCGTCGGCCTCCAGGCGCAGAACGTGAAGCCTCCGTACCACGCGCTCGCCGCCCGCCTGGAGGGCTTCACGCCGGAGGAGCTGTCCGCCGCCATGGAAGCGCGGGAGGCCGTCCGCATCGTGACGATGCGGTCCACCATCCATACCCACACCGCGGACGACTGCCTGACGCTGCGGCCGCTCGTACAGGCCGCCCGGGAAAGGGAGTTGTACGGTTTTCGCAAAGGGCTCGCCGGGGTCGACCTCGACCGGCTCGCCGCTATCGGCCGGGAGCTCGTCGAGTCCGAACCGCGCACGATGAAGCAGTTGCGGGAGGCGCTGCTCGTCGAGTGGCCGGACGCCGATCCGGCGGCCCTCGCGATCGCCGCCCGCTGTCGGCTGCCGCTCGTCCAGGTCACCCCGCGCGGACTGTGGGGACGCAGCGGCCAGGTCGCGCTCACCACCGCCGAGCACTGGCTCGGCAGGCCGTCCGAACCGGCTCCCGCACCCGACGCCACCGTCCTGCGCTACCTCGCCGCCTTCGGGCCCGCCTCCGTCAAGGACATGCAGACCTGGGCCGGACTGACCCGGCTGCGCGAGGCCTTCGAACGGCTGCGGCCGCAGCTGGTCACCTTCGCCGACGAGCACGGCGTCGAGCTCTTCGACCTGCCGGACGCGCCCCGCCCGGACGCCGACACACCGGCCCCCGCGCGTCTGCTGCCCGAGTTCGACAACCTGCTCCTCTCGCACGCCGACCGCTCCCGGGTGGTGTCCGCCGACTACAAGGGCCGTACCTGGCGGGGCAATCAGGCCTACCCGACGCTGCTCGTCGACGGGTTCCTGGCGGGCGTGTGGCGGCTGGAGGAGACCGGTGGACGGGCCGTGCTTACCGTCGAACCCTTCGGCACGCTCACGGACCGGCAGCGCGCCGAGGTGACGGGGGAGGCGGCGCGGCTGCTGACCGTGCTGAGCGGATCGCCGCAGTCGCCGTCGCCGTCATCGGTCTCGGCTTCGCCCTCGGCCTCGGCCTCGTACGACATTCGGTTCGGGACCGTTGTACGAGGCTGA
- a CDS encoding magnesium and cobalt transport protein CorA, giving the protein MPERRARPVPTGKGNRKPIWRRAAAPATEAPTDPPAPGPAAADAKTDAVEPDSVVQAALYRDGVRVANPATLAETFRELREQPDDMAWIGLARPTEEEILSLAAEFDLHPLAVEDAMEAHQRPKLERYGDTLFVVLRAARYLDASEEVDFGELHVFLGPDFLITVRHGAAPDLSAVRRRMEETPELLSLGPEAVLYAILDAVVDGYAPVVSGVQNDIDEIETEVFGGDPWVSRRIYELSREMVEFQRATRPLVGMLHGLMAGFAKYGTDDELQRYLRDVADHVTHTSERVDGFRQALTDILTVNATLVTQQQNAEMRALAEAGFEQNEEIKKISSWAAILFAPTLVGTIYGMNFEHMPELGWNLGYPFAIGLMGVVCGSLYVIFKRRDWL; this is encoded by the coding sequence ATGCCGGAGCGCCGAGCCCGCCCCGTACCCACCGGCAAGGGCAACCGGAAGCCGATCTGGCGACGCGCCGCGGCTCCGGCCACCGAGGCCCCCACGGACCCTCCGGCGCCCGGCCCCGCCGCGGCCGACGCGAAGACGGACGCGGTGGAGCCCGACAGCGTCGTACAGGCGGCGCTCTACCGCGACGGTGTGCGGGTCGCGAACCCCGCCACCCTCGCGGAGACCTTCCGTGAGCTGCGCGAGCAGCCGGACGACATGGCGTGGATCGGGCTCGCCCGTCCCACGGAGGAGGAGATCCTGTCCCTGGCGGCCGAGTTCGACCTTCATCCGCTCGCCGTCGAGGACGCGATGGAGGCCCATCAGCGGCCGAAGCTGGAACGGTACGGGGACACGCTGTTCGTCGTCCTGCGCGCGGCCCGCTACCTCGACGCGTCCGAGGAGGTCGACTTCGGCGAACTGCACGTGTTCCTCGGCCCCGACTTCCTCATCACGGTCCGGCACGGCGCCGCCCCCGACCTCTCCGCCGTACGACGCCGCATGGAGGAGACCCCGGAACTCCTGAGCCTCGGCCCCGAGGCGGTGCTCTACGCCATCCTCGACGCGGTGGTGGACGGTTACGCACCGGTCGTCTCCGGCGTCCAGAACGACATCGACGAGATCGAGACCGAGGTCTTCGGCGGCGACCCCTGGGTCTCGCGCCGCATCTACGAACTCTCCCGCGAGATGGTCGAGTTCCAGCGCGCCACCCGCCCCCTGGTCGGCATGCTGCACGGCCTGATGGCGGGCTTCGCCAAGTACGGCACCGACGACGAACTCCAGCGCTACCTCCGCGACGTCGCCGACCACGTCACCCACACCAGCGAGCGCGTGGACGGCTTCCGCCAGGCCCTCACGGACATCCTCACGGTCAACGCCACCCTGGTCACCCAGCAACAGAACGCGGAGATGCGGGCGTTGGCGGAGGCGGGCTTCGAACAGAACGAGGAGATCAAGAAGATCTCCTCATGGGCCGCCATCCTCTTCGCCCCGACCCTCGTCGGCACGATCTACGGCATGAACTTCGAGCACATGCCTGAGCTGGGCTGGAACCTCGGATACCCCTTCGCGATCGGCTTGATGGGGGTTGTCTGCGGCAGCTTGTACGTGATTTTCAAGCGCCGCGACTGGCTCTAG
- a CDS encoding VOC family protein, translated as MSVSLPPLLHVGIVVADLDRAAADYERRWSVAVERVMDLHFPTARFHGHEVSCSARYGFLSTGASEIELIQPLSGRSPYTEFLETNGEGVHHLAYVVGSIDQHLDALRETGEEPRVSFDAAIADQTRFVYLDGLAHGPVVELIESDLLGS; from the coding sequence ATGTCTGTTTCCCTTCCTCCGCTGCTGCACGTGGGCATCGTGGTGGCGGACCTCGACCGTGCCGCCGCCGACTATGAACGACGGTGGTCCGTCGCCGTGGAAAGGGTGATGGATCTCCACTTCCCCACGGCCAGGTTCCACGGACACGAGGTCTCCTGCTCGGCCCGCTACGGCTTCCTCAGCACCGGCGCCTCGGAGATCGAACTGATCCAGCCGCTCTCCGGGCGCTCTCCGTACACGGAGTTCCTGGAGACGAACGGAGAGGGTGTCCACCACTTGGCCTACGTCGTGGGGAGCATCGACCAACACCTCGACGCGTTGCGCGAGACAGGCGAGGAGCCACGCGTTTCCTTCGACGCGGCAATCGCCGATCAGACCCGCTTCGTCTATCTGGACGGCCTGGCGCACGGGCCGGTCGTGGAGCTGATAGAGAGTGACCTTCTGGGCAGTTGA
- a CDS encoding ABC transporter permease — protein sequence MSSLAGTPTTTGSEATGSTGSRGTTGSGQLPQLLKGMWWLAWRQHRAVFWTVLGACALAVAFIVFQRSQLHVSGYASVSTGLRLMPILLGVLLGAPLFAGDLENGTAKLVVTQSVDRTRWLTTKLALTALVVVVSTVALSAAFGWWWNLYKSEVTAYEWTSESTFNNTGPVPVALALFCVFGGVAIGVVLRRTLIAMVVTLGFTVLVQLVWSHFLLSLGNVVTATTSNGVMTEAAIQALPTGAYQMDGQPPYLTGDGKLLGWGTCADAQTAQAQEACLRKADVVGWSVDYLPISQMNGMQWLGASILLALTAAVTVFLFFWGRKRLT from the coding sequence ATGAGCTCTCTCGCCGGCACCCCGACGACGACCGGGTCCGAGGCCACGGGCAGCACGGGCAGCAGGGGCACCACGGGCTCGGGCCAACTTCCCCAGCTCCTCAAGGGCATGTGGTGGCTGGCCTGGCGCCAGCACCGGGCCGTGTTCTGGACCGTCCTCGGCGCCTGCGCGCTCGCCGTGGCGTTCATCGTCTTCCAGCGCTCCCAGCTGCACGTCAGCGGCTACGCCTCCGTGTCCACGGGACTGCGGCTGATGCCGATCCTGCTCGGTGTCCTGCTCGGTGCCCCGCTGTTCGCCGGCGACCTGGAGAACGGCACCGCCAAGCTGGTCGTCACCCAGTCCGTGGACCGTACCCGCTGGCTGACCACGAAACTGGCCCTGACCGCGCTGGTGGTCGTGGTGAGCACGGTCGCGCTGTCGGCCGCGTTCGGCTGGTGGTGGAACCTCTACAAGTCCGAGGTCACGGCCTATGAGTGGACCTCCGAATCCACCTTCAACAACACGGGACCCGTGCCCGTCGCCCTCGCCCTCTTCTGCGTCTTCGGCGGGGTGGCGATCGGCGTGGTGCTGCGCCGCACGCTGATCGCCATGGTGGTCACCCTCGGGTTCACCGTGCTCGTCCAGCTCGTCTGGTCCCACTTCCTGCTGTCGCTCGGCAACGTCGTCACGGCCACGACGAGCAACGGCGTCATGACGGAAGCCGCGATCCAGGCGTTGCCCACAGGCGCGTACCAGATGGACGGGCAGCCCCCGTACCTCACCGGCGACGGGAAGCTCCTCGGCTGGGGCACTTGTGCGGACGCGCAGACAGCGCAGGCACAAGAGGCGTGCCTGCGGAAGGCCGACGTCGTGGGCTGGTCGGTCGACTACCTGCCGATCTCCCAGATGAACGGCATGCAGTGGCTCGGCGCGTCCATCCTGCTGGCCCTGACGGCCGCCGTCACGGTGTTCCTCTTCTTCTGGGGCCGCAAGCGCCTCACCTGA
- a CDS encoding ABC transporter ATP-binding protein translates to MRHRRGWALKDCSFRLPAGRICGLVGPNGAGKTTLLSIAARVLEPTQGTLGLFGAAPGPVDPGRTAFLAQERPLFRRFTVAETLRLGRELNPGWDQRAAEDIVRAGDVSFDAKISTLSGGQRTRVALALALGKRPDLLLLDEPMSDLDPVARKELMGTVLADAAERGTTVLMSTHVLAELENLCDYLVVLSGGSVRLAGDVDELLSVHTMVTGATEGEGLPASLAHHSLVESRISGRQFTALIRPEGPVAGPGETDSPSLEELLLAYLRSPDAPPLITPTAQVQDQAYTTRTVAA, encoded by the coding sequence ATGCGCCACCGGCGGGGATGGGCGCTGAAGGACTGTTCCTTCCGGCTCCCGGCAGGACGGATCTGCGGTCTGGTCGGTCCCAACGGGGCGGGCAAGACCACGCTGTTGAGCATCGCGGCCCGCGTTCTGGAGCCGACGCAGGGCACACTAGGCCTGTTCGGCGCGGCCCCGGGGCCGGTGGACCCGGGGCGCACCGCGTTCCTCGCCCAGGAGAGGCCCCTGTTCCGCCGGTTCACCGTGGCGGAGACCCTGCGGCTGGGGCGGGAACTGAATCCGGGCTGGGACCAGCGCGCCGCCGAGGACATCGTCCGAGCGGGCGATGTGTCCTTCGACGCGAAGATCAGCACCCTCTCCGGCGGCCAGCGCACCCGCGTCGCCCTGGCCCTCGCGCTCGGCAAGCGCCCCGATCTGCTGCTGCTCGACGAGCCGATGTCGGACCTCGACCCGGTCGCGCGTAAGGAACTGATGGGGACCGTCCTCGCCGACGCTGCCGAGCGCGGCACCACCGTCCTGATGTCCACCCACGTCCTGGCCGAACTGGAGAACCTGTGCGACTACCTCGTCGTCCTCTCCGGCGGCTCGGTACGCCTCGCAGGTGACGTGGACGAGCTGCTGTCGGTGCACACCATGGTCACCGGTGCCACGGAGGGCGAGGGTCTGCCCGCCTCCCTCGCACACCACTCCCTCGTCGAGTCCCGTATCAGCGGACGGCAGTTCACCGCTCTGATCCGCCCGGAGGGGCCGGTCGCCGGCCCCGGGGAGACGGACAGCCCGAGCTTGGAAGAGCTCCTGCTCGCCTATCTCCGCTCACCCGACGCACCCCCTCTGATCACCCCCACCGCCCAGGTCCAGGACCAGGCGTACACCACCCGGACGGTGGCAGCATGA
- a CDS encoding GntR family transcriptional regulator: MVVVVMEFRIDRRNGVPAFQQIVQQTKQALRLGVLVPGDRLPTAKEVAEVSAVNPNTTLKAYHELEREGLVEPRPGKGTFVRRTLARPSAGIDSPLYGELVAWVSRAAEAGLEQEDVAALVASAMEKQYATGTATTATTTRSTGE, translated from the coding sequence ATGGTGGTGGTAGTCATGGAGTTCCGCATCGACAGGCGGAACGGAGTCCCTGCCTTCCAGCAGATCGTGCAGCAGACCAAGCAGGCCCTGCGGCTGGGCGTACTGGTGCCGGGCGACCGGCTGCCGACCGCCAAGGAGGTCGCCGAGGTCAGCGCGGTCAACCCGAACACCACCCTCAAGGCGTACCACGAGCTGGAGCGTGAGGGCCTGGTCGAACCGCGCCCCGGCAAGGGCACGTTCGTACGCCGCACGCTGGCCCGCCCCTCGGCGGGCATCGACTCACCGCTGTACGGGGAGCTGGTGGCGTGGGTGTCCCGGGCGGCCGAGGCGGGCCTGGAGCAGGAGGACGTGGCCGCGCTGGTCGCGTCGGCCATGGAGAAGCAGTACGCCACCGGTACGGCGACGACGGCCACGACGACGAGGAGCACGGGTGAGTGA
- the lanKC gene encoding class III lanthionine synthetase LanKC produces MQLPWNTMLRYLRYDPRWFEDPVRRQPGSAHLTEFRAAMPVDWRLRRHGHWLVADPPGAPELGQGWKLHVSATSRTSAETLRRSLPVLRDAGVRFKFLIDPAEVRELNSKSFSRTASGKFITVYPPDVTSFHDVARALTGALRGCEGPYVLSDRRYPGSRVVSYRYGGFTTRFRLQPLGVRELLIESPDGALVRDTRTPYWSMPEWTTDPVTGEGPPPAGTPQVAETSQEAATPQEAGTPQEPDTPAAKRVLNGRYEIEGAIAFSNRGGIYRAVDTVTGADVVLREARPGVEVGPDGLDAVVLLRHEYDLLTELADSGFFVRPLDFFRQWEHSYLVEEWVGDSHLGLIVTTENPVFELDLSPERLTAYYQRLQRVWLQLADAIALCHERGIVLGDLSPTNVMVTPDDRVRVIDLESAFHEGGAPGAGLMTPGMVTRRALAARHGDRRTDYYALGGLMLATLIACQQNDMVDHALPLGLMAEVARDLDLPAELTSLISDLYSEDEELPDPAVLRRRMAELPFDTAWRRPPPLAHRLRPEPERSADLHERITEVLDGVVDYMKGTATVEREDRLLPADVLVFETNPLSLAHGAHGGLYAMHTLGHEIPDALLSWTLRRPTDHSALPPGLYYGSAGVAWSLSALGHRDQAVRLLREAGGHPLLHAEPGVLTGAAGHGMACLRLWRDHGEQEFLDRAVAIGDRLTAEARWEDGRAHWPDSADRVPVGYGYGASGVAMFLLALHGATGDGRLLDLGLAALEFDLSHPIHSTSGVLSFPSYAQSEGPRVRRHYWDAGTAGVLTTLLRYWDVTGEDRLRKEVDRVLPDVRRKYTGLPQLFHGISGLGNTLLDAYEFLGDPELLGDAQRAAEAVLRHTLRRPEGVVFPGEQSLRESCDLATGSAGVALFLDRVRHAAPGRRTNRNFLLDDLLTGVRPAPQDGS; encoded by the coding sequence ATGCAGCTCCCCTGGAACACGATGCTGCGTTACCTGAGGTATGACCCCCGTTGGTTCGAGGACCCCGTCCGCCGCCAGCCCGGCAGCGCCCATCTGACCGAGTTCCGTGCGGCGATGCCGGTGGACTGGCGGCTGCGGCGCCACGGACACTGGCTCGTCGCGGACCCGCCCGGCGCGCCCGAACTCGGCCAGGGCTGGAAACTCCACGTCTCCGCCACCTCGCGGACCAGCGCCGAGACCCTGCGCCGCAGCCTGCCCGTGCTGCGCGACGCGGGCGTGCGCTTCAAGTTCCTGATCGACCCCGCCGAGGTGCGCGAGCTGAACAGCAAGTCCTTCTCCCGCACGGCCAGCGGCAAGTTCATCACCGTGTACCCGCCCGACGTCACGTCCTTCCACGACGTCGCCCGCGCGCTCACCGGCGCGCTGCGGGGCTGCGAGGGCCCCTACGTCCTGTCGGACCGCCGCTACCCGGGCTCCCGCGTCGTCTCGTACCGCTACGGCGGATTCACCACCAGGTTCCGGCTCCAGCCCCTGGGCGTACGGGAGTTGCTGATCGAGTCGCCCGACGGGGCCCTCGTCCGCGACACCCGCACCCCGTACTGGTCCATGCCGGAGTGGACCACGGATCCCGTGACCGGCGAGGGCCCGCCCCCCGCCGGGACCCCGCAGGTAGCCGAGACCTCGCAGGAAGCCGCGACCCCGCAGGAGGCCGGGACCCCGCAGGAACCGGACACGCCGGCGGCGAAGCGCGTACTGAACGGCCGGTACGAGATCGAGGGCGCCATCGCCTTCAGCAACCGCGGCGGCATCTACCGCGCGGTGGACACCGTCACCGGCGCCGACGTCGTGCTGCGCGAGGCCCGCCCCGGCGTGGAGGTCGGGCCCGACGGCCTCGACGCGGTCGTACTGCTGCGCCATGAGTACGACCTGCTGACGGAACTGGCCGACAGCGGGTTCTTCGTCCGCCCCCTCGACTTCTTCCGGCAGTGGGAGCACTCCTACCTCGTCGAGGAATGGGTGGGGGACAGCCATCTGGGGCTGATCGTCACCACCGAGAACCCCGTGTTCGAGCTCGACCTGTCGCCCGAGCGGCTGACCGCCTACTACCAGCGCCTGCAGCGGGTGTGGCTGCAGCTCGCCGACGCCATCGCGCTCTGCCACGAGCGCGGCATCGTCCTCGGCGACCTGTCCCCCACCAACGTCATGGTCACACCGGACGATCGCGTCCGCGTCATCGACCTGGAGTCCGCCTTCCACGAGGGCGGCGCCCCCGGAGCGGGACTCATGACCCCGGGAATGGTCACCCGGCGCGCCCTGGCCGCCAGGCACGGCGACCGCCGCACCGACTACTACGCGCTCGGCGGCCTGATGCTGGCGACCCTGATCGCCTGCCAGCAGAACGACATGGTCGACCACGCACTCCCGCTGGGCCTGATGGCCGAGGTGGCCCGGGACCTCGACCTGCCCGCCGAACTCACCTCCCTGATCAGCGACCTCTACAGCGAGGACGAGGAGCTGCCCGACCCGGCCGTGCTCCGCCGGCGGATGGCCGAGCTGCCGTTCGACACCGCCTGGCGCCGGCCGCCGCCGCTCGCCCACCGGCTGCGGCCCGAACCGGAACGCAGCGCCGACCTGCACGAGCGGATCACCGAAGTGCTCGACGGCGTCGTCGACTACATGAAGGGGACCGCGACCGTCGAACGCGAGGACCGGCTCCTGCCCGCCGACGTCCTGGTCTTCGAGACCAACCCGCTGTCCCTAGCCCACGGCGCGCACGGCGGCCTGTACGCGATGCACACCCTGGGCCACGAGATTCCCGACGCCCTTCTCTCCTGGACCCTGCGCCGGCCGACCGACCACTCCGCGCTGCCCCCCGGCCTCTACTACGGCTCGGCCGGTGTGGCCTGGTCGCTGTCCGCGCTGGGCCACCGGGACCAGGCGGTCCGGCTGCTGCGCGAGGCCGGCGGGCATCCGCTGCTGCACGCCGAGCCCGGCGTGCTGACCGGTGCGGCGGGCCACGGCATGGCCTGTCTGCGGTTGTGGCGCGACCACGGGGAGCAGGAGTTCCTCGACCGCGCCGTCGCGATCGGCGACCGCCTGACGGCGGAGGCCCGCTGGGAGGACGGCCGGGCGCACTGGCCCGACTCGGCCGACCGGGTCCCGGTCGGCTACGGCTACGGCGCGTCCGGCGTCGCCATGTTCCTGCTCGCCCTGCACGGGGCCACCGGCGACGGACGGCTGCTCGACCTCGGCCTCGCGGCGCTGGAGTTCGACCTCTCCCACCCCATCCACTCGACCAGCGGAGTGCTGTCCTTCCCGTCGTACGCACAGAGCGAGGGCCCGCGGGTACGGCGCCACTACTGGGACGCGGGCACGGCCGGCGTGCTGACCACCCTGCTGCGCTACTGGGACGTCACCGGCGAGGACCGGCTGCGCAAGGAGGTGGACCGCGTCCTCCCCGACGTCCGCCGCAAGTACACCGGTCTCCCCCAGCTCTTCCACGGCATCAGCGGCCTGGGCAACACACTCCTGGACGCGTACGAGTTCCTCGGCGACCCGGAACTCCTCGGCGACGCGCAGCGGGCGGCGGAGGCGGTGCTCCGCCACACCCTGCGGCGCCCCGAGGGCGTCGTCTTCCCCGGAGAGCAGTCGCTGCGGGAATCCTGCGACCTCGCGACCGGCTCGGCGGGCGTGGCCCTGTTCCTCGACCGGGTCCGGCACGCCGCCCCGGGACGGCGCACCAACCGGAACTTCCTCCTCGACGACCTGCTGACCGGCGTGCGACCCGCCCCGCAGGACGGCTCGTGA
- a CDS encoding MFS transporter → MTTEAVRADGGRTSVLRHNRRFRLLWVGQTLSGFGSSMAGVALPLVLLAGGHPPTSVAAVTTVVAVTGLLVRIPAGILSDHHDQRRLMIACDLVRLAVSAAVALFLLAGPLPMWLAIVAVIVSASAMEVFKPSQFQLIRRVVSSEQIPVAVSLNQARAYGVSMAGPAAGGLLIGVYPALPFAVDAVTFLASALCVAAMVPRKRAATAPPKNPAVPEPSVVPEPSVVPESSVAPERSAIPERSVVPPAPPASTAPPGPEPVRQAPAPAPAAGFRDRLTIGFRHLAHDPFLRRSTVFFSGMTVVFSMFGSALMLGVGDRPGGAAAVGYAFSSAALAGLLGSLAAPSLQRRLPLPVLVASGPAAAGALLTLAWLSGSTLAFVAAFSAMSLLVPAINAAVVSVMATSVPQEILGRVTTANDFVVQLLQPCAPLAAALLLTAYSLPVTALVLAVSYLVLALLAFTLPTPTPAPIAPQEPTRSDV, encoded by the coding sequence GTGACCACCGAGGCCGTGCGGGCGGACGGGGGGCGGACCTCGGTGCTGCGCCACAACCGGCGGTTCCGGCTGCTGTGGGTGGGGCAGACGCTGTCGGGCTTCGGCTCCTCGATGGCCGGAGTGGCGCTGCCGCTCGTCCTGCTGGCCGGGGGGCATCCCCCCACCTCCGTGGCCGCGGTGACCACGGTGGTGGCCGTCACCGGCCTGCTGGTCCGCATCCCGGCCGGGATACTGAGCGATCACCATGACCAGCGCAGGCTCATGATCGCCTGCGACCTCGTCCGCCTCGCGGTCTCCGCGGCCGTGGCCCTGTTCCTGCTCGCGGGGCCCCTGCCGATGTGGCTCGCGATCGTCGCGGTCATCGTCTCCGCGAGCGCCATGGAGGTGTTCAAGCCGTCGCAGTTCCAGCTGATCCGGCGCGTCGTCAGCAGCGAGCAGATCCCCGTCGCGGTGTCACTGAACCAGGCCCGCGCCTACGGGGTGTCGATGGCGGGCCCCGCGGCGGGCGGACTGCTCATCGGGGTGTACCCCGCGCTGCCCTTCGCGGTCGACGCGGTCACCTTCCTGGCGTCGGCGCTCTGCGTCGCCGCCATGGTGCCGCGCAAACGGGCGGCGACCGCGCCGCCCAAGAACCCCGCGGTACCGGAACCGTCCGTGGTACCGGAACCCTCCGTGGTACCGGAATCCTCCGTGGCACCGGAACGATCCGCGATACCGGAACGATCCGTGGTCCCGCCTGCGCCGCCTGCCTCGACCGCGCCGCCCGGTCCGGAGCCGGTGCGGCAGGCGCCGGCGCCGGCGCCGGCGGCAGGGTTCCGGGACCGGCTGACCATCGGCTTCCGGCACCTGGCGCACGACCCGTTCCTGCGCCGCTCCACCGTCTTCTTCAGCGGTATGACCGTGGTCTTCAGCATGTTCGGCTCCGCCCTCATGCTCGGAGTGGGCGACCGGCCCGGTGGAGCCGCGGCCGTCGGCTACGCGTTCAGCAGCGCGGCCCTGGCGGGGCTGCTGGGCTCGCTCGCCGCCCCCTCGCTCCAGCGCAGACTGCCACTGCCGGTCCTCGTCGCCTCCGGACCGGCGGCCGCCGGCGCGCTCCTGACGCTCGCGTGGCTCAGCGGGAGCACCCTCGCGTTCGTCGCCGCGTTCTCCGCGATGTCCCTGCTGGTCCCGGCGATCAACGCGGCCGTCGTCTCCGTCATGGCCACCTCGGTCCCCCAGGAGATCCTCGGCCGCGTCACCACCGCCAACGACTTCGTCGTCCAACTGCTCCAGCCCTGCGCGCCGCTGGCCGCCGCGCTGCTGCTGACCGCCTACTCGCTGCCGGTGACCGCCCTCGTCCTGGCGGTCTCCTACCTGGTGCTCGCGCTCCTGGCCTTCACCCTGCCGACGCCGACTCCCGCCCCCATCGCTCCCCAAGAGCCCACCCGGAGTGACGTATGA